The Streptomyces sp. NBC_01268 genome window below encodes:
- a CDS encoding RICIN domain-containing protein: MSTSPHRTYDERTTMTTFRTLAAGVGVAVTVAGAALATAPAALAAQSTDCGSLPPSLTTRTEVATYRGGALDLPYNNEADGQRVGTFTPNASPAQTWTVWRYCDGTSAISHGYDKVLEAGGTNDLAIPQLGSATRDGLNSPWGGVAPAQKWHLIDGGNGWRMAKNAVTGQCLKSNGVGYLNSMAGCDQNDAGQWWRLG, encoded by the coding sequence ATGAGCACGTCACCCCACCGCACGTACGACGAAAGGACCACCATGACCACCTTCCGTACCCTCGCCGCCGGCGTCGGCGTCGCCGTGACCGTCGCGGGGGCGGCCCTGGCGACCGCCCCGGCGGCCCTGGCCGCGCAGAGCACCGACTGCGGTTCGCTCCCGCCGTCCCTCACCACCCGCACCGAGGTGGCGACCTACCGCGGCGGCGCGCTCGACCTGCCGTACAACAACGAGGCCGACGGCCAGCGGGTCGGCACCTTCACGCCCAACGCGTCGCCCGCGCAGACCTGGACGGTGTGGCGCTACTGCGACGGCACCAGCGCCATCAGCCACGGCTACGACAAGGTCCTGGAGGCCGGCGGCACCAACGACCTGGCCATCCCGCAGCTGGGGTCGGCGACCCGTGACGGCCTCAACAGCCCGTGGGGCGGCGTGGCCCCCGCCCAGAAGTGGCACCTGATCGACGGCGGCAACGGCTGGCGGATGGCCAAGAACGCGGTCACCGGCCAGTGCCTGAAGAGCAACGGGGTCGGCTACCTGAACTCCATGGCCGGCTGCGACCAGAACGACGCCGGGCAGTGGTGGCGGCTGGGCTGA
- the hisN gene encoding histidinol-phosphatase: MAEYHDDLRLAHVLADAADAATMDRFQALDLKVETKPDMTPVSEADKAAEELIRKQLQRARPRDAVLGEEYGVEGTGPRRWVIDPIDGTKNYVRGVPVWATLISLMEAGETGFQPVVGVVSAPALGRRWWAAKGLGAYTGRSLASASRIGVSKVGRLEDASFAYSSLTGWEERGRLDGFLDLSRAVWRTRAYGDFWPYMMVAEGSVDLCAEPELSLWDMAATAIVVQEAGGTFTGLDGRHGPHSGNAVASNGLLHGELLSYLGG, from the coding sequence ATGGCCGAATACCACGACGATCTGCGTCTGGCCCATGTCCTCGCGGATGCCGCGGACGCGGCCACGATGGACCGGTTCCAGGCGCTCGACCTCAAGGTCGAGACCAAGCCCGACATGACCCCGGTCAGCGAGGCCGACAAGGCCGCCGAGGAGCTGATCCGCAAGCAGTTGCAGCGGGCGAGGCCGCGCGACGCGGTCCTCGGCGAGGAGTACGGCGTCGAGGGCACCGGCCCGCGCCGCTGGGTGATCGACCCCATCGACGGCACCAAGAACTACGTGCGCGGGGTGCCCGTGTGGGCGACCCTGATCTCCCTGATGGAGGCCGGCGAGACCGGCTTCCAGCCCGTCGTGGGCGTGGTCTCCGCGCCCGCGCTCGGACGCCGCTGGTGGGCGGCGAAGGGCCTCGGCGCGTACACGGGCCGCAGCCTCGCCTCGGCGTCCCGGATCGGGGTGTCGAAGGTCGGGCGCCTGGAGGACGCGTCCTTCGCGTACTCCAGCCTGACCGGCTGGGAGGAGCGCGGCCGGCTGGACGGCTTCCTCGACCTCAGCCGCGCCGTCTGGCGGACCCGCGCGTACGGCGACTTCTGGCCGTACATGATGGTCGCCGAGGGCTCGGTGGACCTGTGCGCGGAGCCCGAGCTGTCGCTGTGGGACATGGCGGCCACCGCGATCGTGGTCCAGGAGGCCGGCGGCACCTTCACCGGCCTCGACGGACGCCACGGCCCGCACAGCGGCAACGCGGTGGCGTCGAACGGACTGCTGCACGGGGAGCTGCTCAGCTACCTCGGCGGCTGA
- a CDS encoding TetR/AcrR family transcriptional regulator encodes MPTARETLLDTALAALGEQHWSAVRMVDVAVRARVSRQTLYNEFGSKEGLARALVRREADRYLRGVEAVLAEPGSPARGLLAVAEWTVAAAAARPVLRALLTGAWDERLPAPRPVRAGARLAPVPEQRRADAGVPSPGELLGQARDRAAALITRGPSGPDGPSREGDAGDAAAVVRSCELALRLALSFVVASTGREAEGDRVRLVRDALFPAAMHQVAGVRPPMPPGD; translated from the coding sequence ATGCCGACTGCCCGCGAAACCCTCCTCGACACGGCCCTGGCGGCCCTGGGCGAGCAGCACTGGTCCGCGGTGCGGATGGTCGACGTCGCCGTCCGGGCGCGGGTCTCCCGGCAGACCCTCTACAACGAGTTCGGCAGCAAGGAGGGGCTGGCCCGCGCCCTCGTGCGGCGCGAGGCCGACCGGTACCTGCGGGGCGTCGAGGCCGTGCTCGCCGAGCCCGGGTCGCCGGCCCGCGGGCTGCTGGCCGTCGCCGAGTGGACGGTCGCCGCGGCCGCCGCCCGGCCCGTGCTGCGGGCCCTGCTCACCGGCGCCTGGGACGAGCGGCTGCCCGCCCCGCGGCCGGTGCGCGCCGGGGCCCGGCTCGCCCCCGTACCGGAGCAGCGGCGCGCCGACGCGGGGGTGCCCTCACCGGGGGAGCTGCTCGGCCAGGCGCGGGACCGGGCGGCGGCGCTGATCACGCGGGGCCCGAGCGGCCCGGACGGCCCGAGCCGCGAAGGGGACGCCGGGGACGCGGCGGCCGTCGTTCGCTCGTGCGAGCTGGCGCTGCGTCTCGCGCTGTCCTTCGTGGTCGCGTCCACGGGCCGGGAAGCGGAGGGCGATCGGGTACGCCTTGTCCGCGACGCGCTGTTCCCTGCGGCTATGCACCAGGTGGCGGGAGTTCGACCGCCGATGCCGCCCGGCGACTGA
- a CDS encoding DNRLRE domain-containing protein: MNESPPEEGFSGLHPLRGRAGRLAAVAGVVAATLVVETALVVGTGGEAFAVSLSTMTTPQAVAKPPRTPAATEAADLPSAQVAARLSGKRVEALSERTETTTAWANPDGTVTLEAATGPQRYKDPLGNWRTVDVALVKHPDGSVGAVDHPLGLTLAGKTPAATAARIERSGGRAGEKKTPSVPLVRLDDRHGRQISVNWRGALADPTVKGTEARYAEALPYTDLVVESTRTGYEQFLELKDKRAVGANGSVTLTLDAKGLKAKKNADGSITFADARNGRTAGVVPAPVMWDARIDPRSGERTHTAPVGLALTQNGDSVDVTLTPDAAFLADPKTVFPVTVDPAVSVGTSFDTFVQEGYGTDQSAATELKLGNNGSAQKARSFLSFPMAQISGKVIQSAKLNLWATHSWSCTAKSWEVWTTGAASTATRWTAQPAWTTKQATSTQTKGYSSACADGWVNTDVTAMVQSWASNGNGSNHLGIRATDETDPYGWKRFSSGNAASNTPYLSVTYNTKPSVVAAVSPVDGSATNDTTPTVTGKSTDADGNTVQLSYELWAANGSAALQTGTSGFVASGADAPWTPATALAPGSYKWRATASDGSVSSAWSAWQNFTVDTTAPATTAISSSDFPADTWSGTPDANGDVSGAFTFTPPATDAKEVQYALDGGAWTTLGVAGVTASATLTVTAGKHTLTARTRDAAGNVSGQTSHVFYAGSGAALNAPAAGDRPARRTALTATGKDTYTGVTYQYRRGETDPWKDVPVAHVTRAADGSAVAAWPLAAPAGKPAALNWDITTTLAEDGAVDVRALFTDGTTSAGSPANTVALDRTAGTAPTEEVGPGEVNLITGDFTLSETDVSLFDLSVSRTASSRNPATGGSQEGQVAIFGKEWSAGTVAEESESDWAYIKQTTATSLALVDVEGEETGFTATSGGGWKPEPGAEELTLTGSTGGSLTMKDTEGTVTVFTKPDAAATAWQVATTGMEGLADTTTTVVSETVTVGGKKLARPKLVVAPTSAVPATTCAATPSTKGCRALEYVYATATTATGYSDATEFGDFAGQVKEIRAWSTEPGAATATSKALASYRYDLSGRLRQQWNPTLSQATQTQYSYDGAGRIFWVQSQGELPWNLDYGKAGSSPVAGDGMLLKVRRPALVQGSADQTSGEAATSIVYDVPLTGTAAPYAMGTQDVAAWGQTDVPTDATAVFPADSVPAAHAGSGLTAGDYRRATLTYTDVSGREVNTASPGGHISTTEFDEHGNTVRELSPGNRTVALGLTAADRAVQNELGIATRSANERADLLATRSVFDESGTRELQELGPLHRATLTEDLVSGGATVLKAGDATAVRSWTVNEYDAGRPTDGTATVQDKPTKVTVGGQILAYPAVQAEPLVTQTLYDWVKGLPVKVIRDPSGLALTSQIEYDAKGRTVKELLPGSTGTDAAARVTTYWSASGTGTCAGRPEWADKVCSTGPAGAITGGGSNPTQLPTVTTEYSWWGAPAKVTTTANGTTRTVTTSYDAAGRPVTTATTGGLGAAVPDTTTEYNGETGREVKTTSPSGGTIWKSYDKLGRLISYTDADGGETRTEYDLLDRPVKVTDSAPSTVTYTYDHTVEPRGLLVRTTDSVAGSFEARYDADGSVISQKLPGGYTQTITEDTTGAETKRLYTRDADGTTVASDTVDESVHGQVLRHSGWSAQSNAYDKAGRLSTVLDTVGDVCTRRGYAFDKRTNRTGLTTATGTPGAACPTTGGTTATHTFDSADRIVDSGYVYDGFGRTTALPGSALEYYTSDLVRRQTSGTLRQTWSLDAAHRFRGWTVESSADGTWTQTSSKVNHYDGDDDNPRWVTEDVASGKLTRNVDSADGELAATTGASGDTVLQLTNIHGDVALQLPLNQADAPQVLDSDEYGNARTGQPVTRYGWLGGKQRSSETVTGLTLMGVRLYNPATGRFLSLDPVYGGSANAYDYVNADPLNSYDLDGKWGCGWCKKAWKKFKKSKIGRHIRRHRGKYAWAAGIGLGIIGGACVAATAGICAGAGGLLIGAAFGAAGGAARYRIGTAKRNRRGYWKNGLYGAASVFGPGVYSRWRLRGAPQSAKRWIEGFRRERSWGKHRRKVKVHWGFGTRWIR; this comes from the coding sequence ATGAACGAAAGTCCACCCGAGGAAGGTTTCTCGGGCCTGCATCCCCTCCGCGGCAGAGCCGGAAGACTGGCCGCCGTCGCCGGTGTCGTGGCGGCCACCCTGGTCGTCGAGACCGCCCTCGTGGTGGGGACCGGAGGCGAGGCCTTCGCCGTGTCCCTGTCCACGATGACCACCCCCCAGGCCGTGGCGAAGCCGCCCAGGACCCCCGCCGCCACCGAGGCCGCGGACCTCCCGTCGGCGCAGGTCGCCGCCCGGCTCTCCGGCAAGCGGGTCGAGGCCCTCTCGGAGCGGACCGAGACCACCACCGCGTGGGCCAACCCCGACGGCACGGTCACCCTGGAGGCGGCCACCGGACCGCAGCGCTACAAGGACCCCCTGGGCAACTGGCGCACGGTCGACGTCGCCCTGGTCAAGCACCCCGACGGCAGCGTCGGCGCCGTCGACCACCCGCTCGGCCTCACCCTGGCCGGGAAGACCCCGGCCGCGACCGCGGCGAGGATCGAGCGGTCCGGCGGCCGGGCGGGCGAGAAGAAGACCCCCTCGGTGCCGCTGGTCCGGCTCGACGACCGCCACGGCAGGCAGATATCCGTCAACTGGCGCGGCGCGCTGGCCGATCCGACGGTCAAGGGCACCGAGGCGCGCTACGCCGAGGCCCTGCCGTACACCGACCTGGTCGTCGAGTCGACCCGTACCGGCTACGAGCAGTTCCTGGAGCTCAAGGACAAGCGGGCGGTCGGCGCCAACGGCTCGGTCACCCTGACCCTGGACGCCAAGGGCCTCAAGGCGAAGAAGAACGCCGACGGGTCGATCACCTTCGCCGACGCCAGGAACGGGCGCACCGCCGGCGTCGTCCCGGCCCCCGTCATGTGGGACGCCCGGATCGACCCGCGCAGCGGCGAACGCACCCACACCGCCCCGGTGGGCCTCGCGCTCACCCAGAACGGCGACAGCGTCGACGTCACCCTGACCCCGGACGCGGCCTTCCTGGCCGACCCGAAGACCGTCTTCCCGGTCACCGTCGACCCGGCGGTCTCCGTCGGCACCAGCTTCGACACCTTCGTCCAGGAGGGCTACGGCACCGACCAGTCGGCCGCCACCGAGCTGAAGCTGGGGAACAACGGATCGGCGCAGAAGGCCCGTTCCTTCCTCTCCTTCCCGATGGCCCAGATCTCCGGCAAGGTCATCCAGTCCGCGAAGCTGAACCTGTGGGCCACCCACTCCTGGTCGTGCACGGCCAAGTCGTGGGAGGTGTGGACCACCGGTGCCGCGAGCACCGCCACCCGCTGGACCGCCCAGCCGGCCTGGACCACCAAGCAGGCCACCAGCACGCAGACCAAGGGCTACTCCTCGGCCTGCGCCGACGGCTGGGTCAACACCGACGTCACCGCGATGGTCCAGAGCTGGGCCTCCAACGGCAACGGCAGCAACCACCTCGGCATCCGCGCCACCGACGAGACCGATCCGTACGGCTGGAAGCGCTTCAGCTCCGGCAACGCCGCCTCCAACACCCCGTACCTGTCGGTCACGTACAACACCAAGCCGAGCGTGGTCGCCGCGGTCTCCCCGGTGGACGGCTCGGCCACCAACGACACCACGCCGACCGTCACCGGCAAGTCCACGGACGCCGACGGCAACACCGTCCAGCTGAGCTACGAGCTCTGGGCCGCCAACGGCTCCGCCGCCCTGCAGACCGGCACCTCCGGCTTCGTCGCCTCGGGCGCCGACGCCCCGTGGACCCCCGCGACGGCGCTCGCGCCCGGCTCCTACAAGTGGCGGGCCACCGCGTCCGACGGCTCGGTGTCGAGCGCCTGGTCCGCCTGGCAGAACTTCACCGTCGACACCACCGCCCCGGCGACCACGGCGATCTCGTCGAGCGACTTCCCGGCCGACACCTGGTCCGGGACGCCCGACGCGAACGGCGACGTCTCCGGCGCGTTCACCTTCACCCCGCCGGCGACGGACGCCAAGGAGGTGCAGTACGCGCTCGACGGGGGCGCCTGGACCACCCTCGGCGTCGCCGGGGTCACCGCCTCCGCCACCCTCACCGTGACCGCGGGCAAGCACACCCTGACCGCGCGCACCCGTGACGCGGCCGGCAACGTCTCCGGGCAGACCAGCCACGTCTTCTACGCCGGTTCCGGCGCGGCGCTCAACGCCCCGGCCGCGGGCGACCGCCCGGCCCGCCGCACCGCGCTCACCGCGACCGGCAAGGACACCTACACCGGCGTCACCTACCAGTACCGGCGCGGCGAGACCGACCCGTGGAAGGACGTGCCGGTCGCCCACGTGACCAGGGCCGCCGACGGATCCGCCGTCGCCGCCTGGCCGCTGGCCGCCCCGGCCGGCAAGCCGGCCGCGCTGAACTGGGACATCACCACCACCCTCGCCGAGGACGGCGCGGTCGACGTCCGCGCGCTGTTCACCGACGGCACGACGTCGGCGGGCTCGCCGGCCAACACCGTCGCCCTGGACCGCACCGCGGGCACCGCGCCCACCGAGGAGGTCGGGCCGGGCGAGGTCAACCTGATCACGGGTGACTTCACGCTCTCGGAGACGGACGTCTCCCTCTTCGACCTGTCCGTCAGCCGTACCGCCTCCTCCCGCAACCCGGCCACCGGCGGGTCGCAGGAGGGCCAGGTCGCGATCTTCGGCAAGGAGTGGAGCGCCGGCACCGTCGCCGAGGAGAGCGAGTCCGACTGGGCGTACATCAAGCAGACGACCGCCACCTCGCTCGCGCTCGTCGACGTGGAGGGCGAGGAGACCGGCTTCACCGCGACCAGCGGCGGCGGCTGGAAGCCCGAGCCCGGCGCCGAGGAGCTCACCCTCACCGGCTCCACCGGCGGCTCCCTCACCATGAAGGACACCGAGGGCACCGTCACCGTCTTCACCAAGCCGGACGCGGCCGCCACCGCCTGGCAGGTCGCCACCACGGGCATGGAGGGCCTGGCCGACACCACCACCACGGTGGTCTCCGAGACCGTGACCGTCGGCGGCAAGAAGCTGGCCCGGCCGAAGCTGGTCGTCGCCCCCACCTCCGCCGTCCCGGCCACCACCTGCGCCGCGACGCCGTCCACCAAGGGCTGCCGCGCGCTGGAGTACGTCTACGCGACCGCCACCACGGCCACCGGCTACTCCGACGCCACCGAGTTCGGCGACTTCGCCGGGCAGGTCAAGGAGATCCGCGCCTGGTCCACCGAGCCGGGCGCGGCGACGGCCACCTCCAAGGCCCTCGCGAGCTACCGCTACGACCTCTCGGGCCGGCTGCGCCAGCAGTGGAACCCGACCCTGTCCCAGGCCACCCAGACCCAGTACTCGTACGACGGCGCGGGCCGGATCTTCTGGGTGCAGTCCCAGGGCGAGCTGCCCTGGAACCTGGACTACGGCAAGGCGGGCAGCAGCCCCGTCGCCGGCGACGGCATGCTCCTGAAGGTGCGCCGCCCGGCCCTCGTCCAGGGCTCGGCCGACCAGACCAGCGGCGAGGCCGCCACGAGCATCGTCTACGACGTCCCGCTCACCGGCACCGCGGCCCCGTACGCCATGGGCACCCAGGACGTCGCCGCCTGGGGCCAGACCGACGTGCCCACCGACGCGACCGCGGTCTTCCCCGCGGACTCCGTCCCGGCCGCGCACGCCGGCTCCGGCCTGACCGCGGGCGACTACCGGCGCGCCACGCTCACCTACACGGACGTCTCCGGCCGCGAGGTGAACACCGCGAGCCCCGGCGGCCACATCTCCACCACCGAGTTCGACGAGCACGGCAACACCGTGCGGGAACTCTCCCCGGGCAACCGGACGGTGGCGCTCGGCCTGACCGCCGCCGACCGGGCCGTCCAGAACGAGCTCGGCATCGCCACCCGCTCCGCCAACGAGCGCGCCGACCTGCTCGCCACCCGCTCGGTCTTCGACGAGTCGGGCACCCGCGAGCTCCAGGAGCTCGGCCCGCTGCACCGCGCCACGCTCACCGAGGACCTCGTCTCCGGCGGCGCCACCGTGCTCAAGGCCGGCGACGCCACCGCCGTGCGCTCCTGGACGGTCAACGAGTACGACGCGGGCCGCCCCACGGACGGCACCGCCACCGTCCAGGACAAGCCCACCAAGGTCACCGTGGGCGGCCAGATCCTCGCGTACCCCGCCGTCCAGGCCGAGCCCCTCGTCACCCAGACGCTCTACGACTGGGTCAAGGGCCTGCCGGTCAAGGTGATCCGCGACCCGTCGGGGCTCGCGCTGACCAGCCAGATCGAGTACGACGCCAAGGGCCGCACCGTCAAGGAGCTGCTCCCCGGCTCCACCGGCACCGACGCCGCCGCCCGGGTCACCACCTACTGGTCCGCGAGCGGCACCGGCACCTGTGCCGGCCGCCCCGAGTGGGCCGACAAGGTCTGCTCCACCGGCCCGGCCGGGGCGATCACCGGCGGCGGTTCGAACCCGACCCAGCTGCCCACGGTCACCACCGAGTACAGCTGGTGGGGCGCCCCCGCCAAGGTGACCACCACCGCCAACGGCACCACCCGCACCGTCACCACCAGCTACGACGCGGCCGGCCGGCCGGTCACGACCGCCACCACCGGCGGCCTCGGCGCCGCGGTGCCCGACACCACCACCGAGTACAACGGCGAGACCGGCCGCGAGGTCAAGACCACCTCGCCGTCGGGCGGGACGATCTGGAAGTCCTACGACAAGCTGGGCCGGCTGATCTCCTACACCGACGCCGACGGCGGCGAGACCAGGACCGAGTACGACCTGCTCGACCGCCCGGTCAAGGTCACCGACTCGGCGCCGTCCACCGTCACCTACACGTACGACCACACCGTCGAGCCGCGCGGTCTGCTGGTGCGGACCACCGACTCCGTCGCCGGTTCCTTCGAGGCCCGGTACGACGCCGACGGCAGCGTCATCAGCCAGAAGCTCCCCGGCGGCTACACCCAGACGATCACCGAGGACACCACCGGCGCCGAGACCAAGCGGCTCTACACCCGTGACGCCGACGGCACGACCGTCGCCTCCGACACGGTCGACGAGTCGGTCCACGGCCAGGTCCTCCGGCACTCCGGCTGGTCCGCCCAGAGCAACGCCTACGACAAGGCGGGCCGGCTCAGCACCGTTCTCGACACCGTCGGCGACGTCTGCACCCGCCGCGGCTACGCCTTCGACAAGCGCACCAACCGCACCGGCCTGACCACGGCGACCGGCACCCCCGGCGCCGCCTGCCCGACCACCGGAGGGACCACCGCCACCCACACCTTCGACAGCGCCGACCGGATCGTCGACAGCGGCTACGTCTACGACGGCTTCGGCCGCACCACCGCCCTGCCCGGCAGCGCGCTGGAGTACTACACGAGCGACCTGGTCCGCCGCCAGACCTCCGGCACCCTGCGCCAGACCTGGAGCCTGGACGCCGCCCACCGCTTCCGCGGCTGGACGGTCGAGTCCTCGGCCGACGGCACCTGGACGCAGACCTCGTCCAAGGTGAACCACTACGACGGGGACGACGACAACCCCCGCTGGGTCACCGAGGACGTCGCCTCCGGCAAGCTCACCCGCAACGTCGACTCCGCCGACGGCGAGCTCGCCGCCACCACCGGCGCGAGCGGCGACACCGTCCTCCAGCTGACCAACATCCACGGCGACGTCGCCCTCCAGCTCCCGCTGAACCAGGCCGACGCACCGCAGGTGCTCGACAGCGACGAGTACGGCAACGCGCGCACCGGCCAGCCCGTCACCCGCTACGGCTGGCTCGGCGGAAAGCAGCGCTCCAGCGAGACCGTCACCGGCCTCACCCTGATGGGCGTCCGGCTCTACAACCCGGCCACCGGCCGCTTCCTCTCGCTCGACCCGGTCTACGGCGGCAGCGCCAACGCGTACGACTACGTCAACGCGGACCCGCTGAACTCCTATGACCTCGACGGCAAGTGGGGCTGCGGCTGGTGCAAGAAGGCCTGGAAGAAGTTCAAGAAGAGCAAGATCGGCCGGCACATCCGCAGGCACCGCGGCAAGTACGCCTGGGCCGCGGGCATCGGCCTCGGCATCATCGGAGGCGCCTGCGTCGCGGCCACCGCGGGCATCTGCGCCGGAGCGGGCGGCCTGCTCATCGGCGCCGCGTTCGGCGCGGCCGGCGGAGCGGCCAGGTACCGCATCGGCACCGCGAAGCGGAACCGGCGCGGCTACTGGAAGAACGGGCTCTACGGCGCCGCGAGCGTCTTCGGGCCCGGTGTGTACAGCCGTTGGCGGCTGCGCGGTGCCCCGCAGAGCGCCAAGCGCTGGATCGAGGGATTCCGGCGCGAGCGGAGCTGGGGCAAGCACCGTCGCAAGGTCAAGGTCCACTGGGGGTTCGGAACCCGCTGGATCCGATGA
- a CDS encoding DMT family transporter translates to MAWLLVVVAGILETGFAVCLKLSHGFTRLWPTVAFAAFALGSFGLLTLALRKLDVGPAYAVWTGIGAAGTAIYGMVFLGDLVSTLKIVSISLVIVGVIGLQLSGSAH, encoded by the coding sequence ATGGCGTGGCTGCTGGTGGTGGTCGCGGGGATTCTGGAGACGGGGTTCGCGGTCTGCCTCAAGCTCTCGCACGGTTTCACCCGGCTGTGGCCGACGGTCGCCTTCGCGGCCTTCGCCCTGGGCAGTTTCGGCCTGCTGACGCTGGCGCTGCGCAAGCTGGACGTGGGTCCGGCGTACGCGGTGTGGACGGGGATCGGGGCGGCCGGGACGGCGATCTACGGGATGGTCTTCCTGGGCGACCTGGTCTCCACGCTCAAGATCGTCTCGATCTCGCTGGTGATCGTGGGCGTCATCGGTCTCCAGCTGTCGGGGTCCGCCCACTGA